The Tenrec ecaudatus isolate mTenEca1 chromosome 7, mTenEca1.hap1, whole genome shotgun sequence genome window below encodes:
- the RSPH3 gene encoding radial spoke head protein 3 homolog — translation MGTYTYTSQPRALPCQRRRYRDNLMQPDDEPVRFGNIMYDRRVIRGNTYALQTLPLAGQQDPLELQRLQQAKRRALARKRAREQFRPRTPEPVEGRKHVDVQTELYLEEIADRIIEVDMECQTDAFLDRPPTPLFIPAKTGKDVATEILEGELFDFDLEVKPMLEVLVGKTIEQSLLEVMEEEELANLQASQNAYEELRNIELAEVQRLEEQERRHREEKERRKQQQWEVIHKHHETEQKIAAQAFAQRYLADLLPSVFGSLRDGGYFFDPIQRDIEIGFIPWLLNEVDKTMEHSMLGRTVLDMLIREVVERRLDMFEHKYPTPGNRSWQGSSGAMAGSVGPYEAQAPGTSPAQNSFLTKDYLPTPTPDKRSLERGLSQDGRGVEEGDPTVQSTEAGMKQTAELPDVWNSARP, via the exons AGATGACGAACCTGTGCGTTTCGGGAACATCATGTATGACAGACGGGTGATCCGAGGCAACACGTACGCGCTGCAGACGCTGCCACTG GCGGGGCAGCAGGACCCACTGGAACTGCAGAGGTTACAGCAGGCGAAGAGGAGGGCCCTGGCCAGGAAGCGCGCCCGAGAGCAGTTCCGGCCTCGCACGCCCGAGCCCGTGGAAGGCAGGAAGCATGTGGACGTGCAAACAG AACTATACCTTGAAGAAATCGCTGACCGCATAATAGAAGTTGATATGGAATGCCAAACCGATGCATTTTTGGACAGACCACCGACACCACTCTTTATTCCTGCCAAAACTGGCAAGGATGTGGCCACTGAAATTCTGGAAGGAGAG CTCTTCGACTTTGATCTGGAAGTTAAGCCAATGCTGGAAGTGCTGGTGGGGAAGACCATCGAGCAGTCCCTCCTGGAAgtcatggaggaggaggagctggccAACCTGCAGGCCAGTCAGAACGCCTACGAGGAGCTGCGTAACATCGAGCTGGCTGAAGTGCAGCGCCTGGAAGAGCAGGAGAGGCGACACCGGGAAGAAAAG GAGCGCCGGAAGCAGCAGCAGTGGGAGGTCATCCACAAGCACCATGAGACTGAGCAAAAGATCGCTGCCCAGGCCTTTGCCCAGCGCTACCTGGCCGACCTCCTCCCATCGGTGTTCGGCAGTCTTCGAGACGGTGGCTACTTCTTCGACCCCATCCAAAGAG ATATCGAGATCGGATTTATTCCTTGGCTGCTGAATGAAGTTGACAAAACCATGGAACACAGCATGTTGGGCAGGACGGTGCTTGACA TGCTGATCCGCGAGGTGGTTGAGAGGAGACTGGACATGTTCGAGCATAAGTACCCGACCCCAGGAAACAGGAGCTGGCAGGGCAGCTCTGGAGCCATGGCAGGGTCTGTGGGACCGTACGAGGCTCAAGCACCAGGCACCTCACCAGCCCAGAACTCCTTCCTGACCAAAGACTACCTGCCTACACCAACTCCCGACAAAAGGTCCCTGGAAAGAGGGCTGTCTCAGGATGGGAGAGGGGTAGAGGAAGGAGACCCCACGGTGCAGAGCACCGAGGCAGGCATGAAGCAGACGGCAGAACTGCCAGACGTCTGGAACTCTGCACGGCCATGA